ATCGATTCTTTTTTGCATGGCAATAGGCAAATAGATGGCAAAGATGGACATCAGGATCGGTACCAAATCCTGCTGTACAAGATCCACGTTAAAATCCAGTTTACGGCGTTGTAAACGGATTCCATCCAGCATTTCATTAACCATCTTATAAACGTTTTCTCCGCTTGTCTTCAAGTTTGCCAAGATCTCAGCATGCCCTTCTTCTGGGATGCTGCCGTCCAAAATCATACCCAATACCCGATTGAAGTTTCCCAATGGAGCGCGTACATCGTGACTGATCACCGAAACCAGCCAATTCAAGACCTCCACAGTGTGACTCAAAACAGCATTCTTGTCTTGCAATTCCTTGCCAGCTTGCTGGATGATCTTGTTCTTTTTTCGCAGTTCTTTATTTTGCTGCTTATAGGCATCTGCTTGAATCTCTATCTTTTGTTTATAATAATTAGCCTCATTTACACTGACACTATTCTTTTTCAGATTTTCATTCAGATCGTATTCTTTCTCCCGGATTTGCCGCATGAACAAATACCCCTTCTCAAAATCCCCCTGTTTGGTGTAGACATCTGCCAGCATGTTCATCACTCGAATGGTGACAGTTTGCGAATCTGTGAGCGCAACTGTTTCCAAAGCTTCCTCAAGATATTTGCGCGCAGTTTCATAATCCCCTTTCATCTGGTATATTGAACCGAAATTGGCCATGCAATTTGCCATCGCCATAGTATCAGTGCTCTGCCGATACACTTTCAGGGCTTTTTCGTAATACTCCAGTGCAGCATCCGGATCACCATTAGTTTCGTAGATATAGCCGATGTTGTTCAAAGGGGCTGCCACCTCTTTCTGAAAAGCACTTTTTCTTCTTAGTTCCAGGCTCTCAAAGGCATATTGTAGGGCTAATTCTTTATTTCCCAAAGCATTGTAAGCCAGAGAAATGTTACTCAATATATTAAAAGTGTTTTGCAAAGAATTAGCGCGCTTTGCCAAATCTAGCGCAACAAGCCAATAATCCAAAGCTTTTTGGTGCATCAGATCCCTTTCAAAAGCCGTACCGATGTTTATCAGAGGAGAAATCTTAAATTCCTCTAAATTGTGAGTTTCTGCAATGTGCAGGGCAGCGAAGGCATACTTTAATGCAAGACTGTTTTCTCCTATATAGCCATATGCTGCACTGATGTTGTTCAGCAAGTGGAATCGTTCCTCTGCATCTATGTTTTTGATCAGGAGTAGTTTCCAGGTCTCTATAGCTTCCAGATATTTGCCAGAATAAGCTTTGCATAGAGAGAGATTGGACAGTGCTATAAACTCCATTT
This genomic interval from Candidatus Cloacimonadota bacterium contains the following:
- a CDS encoding tetratricopeptide repeat-containing sensor histidine kinase — its product is MKKENDNLAIISDSEITLLNELVNTLIDLANEDAEKALQQMLYLVENRSFSKQKRLYADVMNKIGEFHGRNGRIEQATEVYNRMLEYVRQGKMKKMEFIALSNLSLCKAYSGKYLEAIETWKLLLIKNIDAEERFHLLNNISAAYGYIGENSLALKYAFAALHIAETHNLEEFKISPLINIGTAFERDLMHQKALDYWLVALDLAKRANSLQNTFNILSNISLAYNALGNKELALQYAFESLELRRKSAFQKEVAAPLNNIGYIYETNGDPDAALEYYEKALKVYRQSTDTMAMANCMANFGSIYQMKGDYETARKYLEEALETVALTDSQTVTIRVMNMLADVYTKQGDFEKGYLFMRQIREKEYDLNENLKKNSVSVNEANYYKQKIEIQADAYKQQNKELRKKNKIIQQAGKELQDKNAVLSHTVEVLNWLVSVISHDVRAPLGNFNRVLGMILDGSIPEEGHAEILANLKTSGENVYKMVNEMLDGIRLQRRKLDFNVDLVQQDLVPILMSIFAIYLPIAMQKRIDLTYEFASEKIEAIFDADLIKIVVRNILNNALKFTEERGSVNISVASEGDKVRLCVSDTGKGMDCKTLQALHAGLVLSSSDGDIKDGIGLGLSLCRNALNRMNATMEIESSPGKGSRVSILLPLKST